One part of the Oceanihabitans sp. IOP_32 genome encodes these proteins:
- a CDS encoding AIR synthase related protein, producing the protein MSQEISKRYAQRGVSASKEDVHSAIKNIDKGLFPKAFCKIVPDYLTNDEDYCLIMHADGAGTKSSLAYMYWKETGDLSVWKGIAQDALIMNIDDLLCVGATDNILLSSTIGRNKNVIPGEVLSAIINGTEELLEDLKTFGVTIHSTGGETADVGDLVRTIIVDSTVTVRMKRSDVIDNANIKVGDVIVGLESFGQATYEKSYNGGMGSNGLTSARHDVFSNYLAEKYPESFDPSVPKDLVYSGQVKLTDKIENTPLDAGKLVLSPTRTYAPIIKAILAKYNADTLHGMVHCSGGAQTKILHFVDEFHIVKDNMFPISPLFKLIQEQSKTDWKEMYQVFNCGHRMELYVDPKIADDIIAISKTFNVDAKIIGRVEPSKTKKLTIQSEFGEFIY; encoded by the coding sequence ATGAGTCAAGAAATTTCAAAACGTTATGCACAGCGTGGCGTGTCGGCATCAAAAGAAGATGTACACAGTGCAATAAAAAACATTGATAAGGGATTGTTTCCTAAGGCGTTCTGTAAAATAGTACCTGATTATTTAACTAACGATGAAGATTATTGTTTAATCATGCACGCCGATGGTGCAGGAACAAAATCGTCTTTAGCCTATATGTATTGGAAGGAAACTGGAGATCTTTCGGTTTGGAAAGGCATCGCGCAAGATGCTTTAATCATGAATATAGACGACTTGTTATGTGTTGGTGCGACCGATAATATTCTATTGTCATCAACTATTGGAAGAAATAAAAATGTAATCCCTGGCGAGGTGCTTTCTGCAATAATTAACGGTACTGAAGAGTTGCTTGAAGATTTAAAAACATTTGGTGTAACAATACACTCAACTGGTGGAGAAACCGCAGATGTTGGAGATTTGGTGCGCACAATTATTGTAGATTCTACGGTAACTGTACGTATGAAACGTAGTGATGTTATCGATAATGCGAATATTAAAGTGGGCGATGTTATTGTTGGTTTAGAGAGTTTTGGGCAGGCCACTTACGAGAAATCTTATAATGGTGGTATGGGAAGTAATGGTTTAACATCGGCACGGCACGATGTGTTTAGTAACTATTTGGCCGAAAAATACCCAGAAAGTTTTGATCCTTCGGTTCCAAAAGATTTGGTCTATTCAGGACAAGTAAAATTAACCGATAAGATTGAAAACACACCCTTAGATGCTGGTAAATTGGTGTTATCGCCAACTCGTACTTATGCCCCTATTATAAAAGCTATTTTGGCTAAATACAATGCCGATACTTTGCATGGTATGGTGCATTGTTCTGGAGGAGCACAGACTAAAATCTTACATTTTGTAGATGAATTTCATATCGTTAAAGACAATATGTTTCCTATTTCTCCATTGTTTAAATTAATTCAAGAACAATCAAAAACCGATTGGAAAGAAATGTATCAGGTTTTTAATTGCGGGCATCGTATGGAACTTTATGTCGATCCTAAAATTGCTGACGATATTATAGCAATATCGAAAACATTTAATGTCGATGCTAAAATAATAGGTCGAGTAGAGCCCTCGAAAACTAAAAAACTTACAATACAATCGGAGTTTGGTGAGTTTATCTACTAA
- a CDS encoding DUF3078 domain-containing protein has protein sequence MKKTLIALIFLCVQFAFAQPDSLFIKFITPKKKVDYIGPEWVQKNKATFDLSEVAFVNWSAGGSNSISGLVGFTSEANYKDKYIFWNNNVTARIGINKQEDRELRKTDDLFEMNSNIGYKPHSASNWFYSARLNFKTQMANGYRYPDTDKPISRFMAPGYLFFGGGMEYGKNIESLSFYFSPITLKATFVLDEDLANAGSFGVTPAVLDDAGNVIVKGERVRNEVGILLTNYYKMKVAENIEMIHNLSLYSDYINSFGNIDIDWKIDFDFKVNSFIRATLGSHLKYDDDIKTTVPSAIEGEVEEAGAKVQWKQFLGVGFAIDF, from the coding sequence ATGAAAAAAACGCTTATTGCCTTAATTTTTTTGTGTGTCCAATTTGCTTTTGCTCAACCCGACTCATTGTTTATTAAGTTTATAACACCTAAAAAAAAGGTGGACTATATTGGGCCGGAGTGGGTTCAAAAAAATAAAGCAACATTCGATTTAAGTGAAGTTGCTTTTGTAAACTGGAGCGCGGGTGGTAGTAACTCCATCTCGGGTTTAGTAGGATTTACCTCTGAAGCAAATTATAAAGACAAATACATTTTTTGGAATAATAATGTAACTGCGCGTATTGGAATAAATAAGCAAGAAGATAGAGAATTGCGAAAAACAGACGATCTTTTCGAAATGAACTCTAATATAGGTTACAAGCCACATAGTGCTTCTAATTGGTTTTACTCGGCTCGTCTTAACTTTAAAACGCAAATGGCGAATGGTTATAGATATCCAGATACCGACAAACCCATTTCGAGGTTTATGGCGCCAGGATACTTGTTTTTTGGTGGTGGTATGGAATATGGTAAAAATATAGAATCCTTATCTTTTTATTTCTCACCAATAACGTTAAAAGCGACTTTTGTTTTAGATGAAGATCTGGCCAACGCTGGATCTTTTGGGGTAACACCTGCTGTTTTAGATGATGCCGGTAATGTTATAGTTAAGGGAGAGCGGGTAAGAAATGAGGTTGGTATTCTTCTTACCAATTATTACAAAATGAAGGTGGCTGAAAATATTGAAATGATTCATAACTTGAGTTTGTATTCCGATTATATAAATAGTTTTGGAAATATAGATATAGATTGGAAAATAGATTTCGATTTTAAAGTAAATAGTTTTATTCGAGCTACCTTAGGGTCACACTTAAAGTACGACGACGATATAAAAACCACTGTACCATCGGCTATTGAAGGCGAGGTTGAAGAAGCTGGGGCAAAAGTACAGTGGAAACAGTTTTTAGGCGTTGGTTTTGCCATAGATTTTTAG
- a CDS encoding adenosylcobalamin-dependent ribonucleoside-diphosphate reductase, with protein MKANLTEKAPQTYSQDEVFEASLKYFNNDDLAARVWLNKYALKDSDGNIYELTPNDMHRRIAKEIARVEAKYKNPLSEDEIFNLIKDFKYIVPQGSPMAGIGNPYQIASLSNCFVIGNSGDSDSYGGIMKIDQEQVQLMKRRGGVGHDLSHIRPKGSAVKNSALTSTGIVPFMERYSNSTREVAQDGRRGALMLSVSINHPDAENFIDAKLEQGKVTGANVSVRIDDDFMKAVKNETDYIQKYPIFSENPKVTKTVEATTLWKKIVHNAWKSAEPGILFWDTIINESVPDCYADLGYKTVSTNPCGEIPLCPYDSCRLLAINLFSYVDHPFTNKASFNFELFKKHVACAQRIMDDIIDLELEKIDNILRKIDADPELEDVKAIERNLWVNIRNKAEEGRRTGVGITAEGDMLAALGIQYGSDKGNTFSLEVHKTIAIEAYRASVHLAKDRGAFAIFDAQREKNNPFIQRLKEADSELYYEMLEYGRRNIALLTIAPTGTTSLMTQTTSGIEPVFMPVYKRRRKVNPNDKEVRVDFVDEVGDSWEEYVVFHHRFKQWMEVNGFDISKNYAQSELDELIKKSPYYKATSNDVDWLSKVRMQGAIQKWVDHSISVTINLPNDVSEELVGELYLKAWEEGCKGVTVYRDGSRAGVLISNEEKKEEADDKLTAFPIKRPQILEADVVRFQNNKEKWIAFIGLIDGKPYEVFTGLIDDEDGILIPRWVNEGLIIKNRNEDGSSRYDFQYKNKRGYKTTIEGLSHKFNPEFWNYAKLISSTLRHGMPIDKIVDLINSLQLDTESINTWKNGVVRALKRYVEDGTQAKGQRCDNCKSEHLIYQEGCLTCKDCGSSKCG; from the coding sequence ATGAAAGCAAACCTCACAGAAAAGGCGCCTCAAACCTACTCGCAAGACGAAGTTTTTGAAGCATCACTTAAGTACTTTAATAACGACGATTTGGCTGCACGAGTGTGGCTTAATAAGTACGCTCTAAAAGACTCAGACGGGAACATATACGAGCTTACCCCTAATGATATGCACCGTAGAATCGCCAAAGAAATTGCTAGGGTTGAAGCGAAGTATAAAAACCCTTTAAGCGAAGATGAGATTTTTAACTTAATTAAAGATTTTAAGTATATCGTACCACAAGGTAGCCCTATGGCAGGCATTGGTAATCCCTATCAAATTGCTTCCCTTTCAAACTGTTTTGTAATTGGAAATTCTGGCGATTCAGATTCTTACGGGGGTATCATGAAAATTGATCAAGAACAAGTGCAACTCATGAAGCGTCGTGGTGGTGTTGGTCACGATTTATCGCACATTCGGCCAAAAGGTTCTGCAGTTAAAAACTCGGCCTTAACCTCTACTGGTATTGTACCGTTTATGGAACGTTACTCAAATTCTACTCGAGAAGTGGCACAAGATGGTAGGAGAGGTGCGCTTATGTTATCAGTATCCATTAATCATCCAGATGCCGAAAATTTTATCGATGCTAAGCTGGAGCAAGGCAAGGTTACAGGCGCTAACGTGTCGGTTAGAATCGACGACGATTTCATGAAAGCCGTTAAAAACGAAACCGATTATATTCAAAAATATCCTATATTTTCAGAAAACCCTAAAGTTACAAAAACGGTTGAAGCGACTACCCTTTGGAAAAAAATAGTGCATAACGCTTGGAAATCTGCCGAGCCAGGTATTCTATTTTGGGATACTATTATTAACGAATCTGTTCCAGATTGTTATGCCGATTTGGGTTATAAAACCGTATCTACCAATCCTTGTGGCGAAATTCCCTTATGTCCTTACGATTCTTGTCGCTTATTAGCTATTAACCTATTTTCTTATGTAGATCATCCATTTACAAATAAAGCTTCTTTTAATTTCGAGTTGTTTAAAAAGCATGTGGCTTGTGCGCAGCGTATTATGGACGATATTATCGATTTAGAGCTTGAAAAAATAGATAATATTTTACGAAAAATTGATGCCGATCCAGAATTAGAGGATGTTAAAGCTATCGAGCGTAACCTTTGGGTTAATATAAGAAATAAAGCGGAAGAAGGTCGAAGAACCGGCGTGGGCATCACTGCAGAAGGTGATATGTTGGCCGCTTTAGGCATCCAGTACGGAAGTGATAAAGGAAACACATTTTCTTTAGAGGTGCATAAAACCATTGCTATCGAGGCTTACCGTGCATCGGTACATTTAGCAAAAGACCGTGGCGCATTTGCCATTTTCGATGCTCAACGTGAAAAAAATAACCCGTTTATTCAGCGTTTAAAAGAAGCAGACAGTGAGTTGTACTATGAAATGTTAGAATATGGCAGACGAAATATCGCTTTGTTAACCATAGCGCCAACAGGAACAACTAGTTTAATGACGCAAACAACCTCTGGGATAGAGCCTGTTTTTATGCCGGTTTATAAACGCAGAAGAAAAGTGAATCCAAACGATAAAGAGGTGCGTGTAGATTTTGTTGATGAGGTAGGCGATTCTTGGGAAGAATACGTGGTATTTCATCACCGATTTAAACAATGGATGGAAGTAAATGGCTTCGATATTTCTAAAAACTACGCTCAAAGTGAACTAGACGAGTTGATAAAAAAATCTCCGTATTATAAAGCGACGTCAAACGATGTAGATTGGTTAAGTAAAGTGCGTATGCAAGGGGCTATTCAAAAATGGGTCGATCACTCTATTAGTGTAACTATTAATTTACCAAATGATGTGAGTGAAGAATTGGTTGGCGAACTGTACTTAAAAGCCTGGGAAGAGGGTTGTAAAGGTGTTACGGTTTATCGTGACGGATCGCGCGCTGGGGTTTTAATTTCTAATGAAGAAAAGAAGGAGGAAGCCGACGATAAGTTAACAGCATTCCCAATTAAACGACCACAAATATTAGAGGCCGATGTTGTACGCTTTCAAAATAATAAGGAAAAATGGATTGCCTTTATTGGATTAATTGATGGTAAACCTTACGAAGTGTTTACGGGTCTTATTGATGATGAAGATGGTATATTGATACCTCGCTGGGTTAACGAAGGTCTGATAATAAAAAATAGAAATGAAGATGGTAGTTCGCGTTACGATTTTCAGTACAAAAATAAAAGAGGTTATAAAACCACTATTGAAGGTTTATCGCATAAATTTAATCCAGAATTCTGGAACTATGCTAAACTAATTTCTAGCACATTGCGTCATGGCATGCCAATTGATAAAATTGTAGATTTAATAAATAGCTTACAATTGGATACCGAGTCTATAAACACCTGGAAAAACGGGGTGGTACGTGCGTTAAAGCGTTATGTAGAAGATGGTACACAGGCTAAAGGACAGCGCTGTGATAATTGTAAATCTGAGCATTTAATTTACCAAGAAGGTTGTTTAACTTGTAAGGATTGTGGTTCTTCAAAATGTGGCTAA
- the prfA gene encoding peptide chain release factor 1: protein MLDKLQIIKQRFDEVSDLIIQPDIITDQKRYVQLNKEYKDLKILSDKRDEYIELTNNIDEAEAIISDGSDAEMVEMAKMQYDEAKERIPELEEEIKFLLIPKDPEDSKNAVVELRAGAGGDEASIFAGDLFRMYSKYCEGKGWKVDVVDFSEGTNGGFKEIQFEVTGEDVYGTLKFEAGVHRVQRVPQTETQGRVHTSAATCMVFPEAEEFDVEIDPKDVRIDFFCSSGPGGQSVNTTYSAVRLTHEPTGLVAQCQDQKSQHKNKEKAFKVLRSRLYEMELAKKNAEDAEKRGSMVTSGDRSAKIRTYNYSQGRVTDHRIGLTLYDLSNIMNGDIQKIIDELMLAENTEKLKANDDLI, encoded by the coding sequence ATGTTAGACAAATTACAAATCATAAAACAACGTTTTGACGAGGTTAGCGACTTAATTATTCAACCGGATATAATTACCGACCAAAAGCGTTATGTACAATTAAATAAAGAGTATAAAGATCTTAAAATTTTAAGCGATAAGCGCGACGAATATATTGAGCTTACCAATAATATAGATGAAGCTGAAGCTATTATTTCAGATGGAAGCGATGCCGAAATGGTTGAGATGGCTAAAATGCAATACGATGAAGCCAAAGAAAGAATCCCTGAATTAGAAGAGGAAATTAAATTTCTATTAATACCAAAAGACCCGGAAGATTCTAAAAATGCCGTAGTCGAATTACGGGCAGGAGCTGGTGGTGACGAAGCTAGTATTTTTGCAGGTGATTTATTTAGAATGTACAGCAAGTATTGTGAAGGCAAAGGTTGGAAAGTCGATGTTGTAGATTTTAGTGAAGGTACAAACGGTGGTTTTAAAGAAATTCAATTTGAAGTTACTGGTGAAGATGTTTACGGCACCTTAAAGTTTGAGGCAGGAGTGCATCGTGTACAACGTGTACCACAAACCGAAACCCAAGGTCGTGTGCACACTAGTGCTGCCACTTGTATGGTTTTTCCAGAGGCCGAAGAGTTTGATGTAGAAATAGACCCAAAAGATGTTAGAATAGATTTTTTCTGTTCGTCGGGTCCAGGAGGCCAGTCGGTAAACACCACTTATTCTGCAGTGCGATTAACGCACGAGCCCACTGGATTGGTCGCACAGTGTCAAGACCAAAAATCGCAGCATAAGAATAAAGAAAAAGCGTTTAAAGTACTGCGTTCGCGTTTGTATGAAATGGAGTTGGCCAAAAAGAATGCTGAAGATGCCGAAAAGCGGGGAAGCATGGTAACCTCTGGTGATAGAAGTGCAAAAATTAGAACCTATAACTACTCGCAAGGTCGTGTTACAGATCATAGAATTGGTTTAACCCTCTACGATTTAAGTAATATCATGAATGGTGATATTCAAAAAATAATAGACGAATTAATGTTAGCCGAAAACACTGAGAAGTTAAAGGCAAACGATGATTTAATTTAA
- the pyrF gene encoding orotidine-5'-phosphate decarboxylase yields MTTTQLVQQIRQKKSFLCIGLDVDVNKIPEFLLKEEDPIFSFNKAIIDATHHLCVAYKPNTAFYEAYGLKGWKSLEKTINYLNEKHPEIFTIADAKRGDIGNTSSMYAKAFFEDLAFDSVTVAPYMGKDSVEPFLAFKDKHTILLALTSNQGAFDFQTKTVNGKELYKQVLETSKTWAHAENLMYVVGATKAEFLADIRKIIPDSFLLVPGVGAQGGNLQDVCKYGMNAKVGLLINSSRGIIYASNDERFAESAAIKAAALQKEMEVLLKV; encoded by the coding sequence ATGACAACAACCCAACTTGTTCAGCAAATAAGACAAAAGAAATCCTTTTTATGCATCGGATTAGATGTCGATGTAAATAAAATTCCAGAATTTCTCTTAAAGGAGGAAGATCCCATATTTTCTTTCAATAAAGCGATAATTGATGCCACACATCATTTATGTGTGGCCTACAAGCCCAATACGGCATTTTATGAAGCCTACGGATTAAAGGGTTGGAAATCTTTAGAAAAAACCATTAATTATTTAAACGAAAAGCATCCAGAAATTTTCACCATAGCTGATGCTAAACGTGGTGATATTGGGAATACAAGTAGTATGTATGCCAAAGCGTTTTTTGAAGATTTGGCTTTCGATTCGGTAACCGTTGCTCCCTATATGGGAAAAGATTCGGTAGAACCGTTTTTAGCTTTTAAAGACAAGCATACCATTCTTTTAGCTTTAACGTCTAATCAAGGGGCTTTCGATTTTCAAACCAAAACTGTTAATGGTAAAGAATTATACAAGCAGGTTTTAGAAACTTCAAAAACTTGGGCGCATGCCGAAAACTTAATGTATGTTGTTGGTGCTACAAAAGCTGAGTTTTTAGCCGATATCAGAAAAATTATACCAGACAGTTTTTTGTTAGTCCCTGGTGTTGGCGCGCAAGGCGGCAATTTACAAGACGTTTGTAAATACGGTATGAATGCAAAAGTAGGCTTGCTTATAAATTCGTCTCGAGGTATTATTTACGCTTCAAACGACGAGCGTTTTGCCGAGTCTGCAGCTATAAAAGCCGCGGCGCTTCAAAAGGAAATGGAAGTGCTTTTAAAGGTTTAA
- a CDS encoding ABC transporter substrate-binding protein, which yields MTLRDQIGRPLHLKSVPQRIISLVPSQTELLVDLGLESYLVGVTKFCIHPSHLRKEKVVVGGTKQINIEKIKTLRPDIILCNKEENTKDIVTACAEICNIHVSDIFNIQHNLEMIHQYGIIFNKAKEASEITDLIKKEWACFDVFIQNKPLLNAVYFIWKNPWMIAANNTYINYMLALNRFKNSYEDKNRYPEITLRQTKRNNAIDVVMLSSEPFPFKESHISEVKDFYPNAQIIIADGEMFSWYGSRLKEAFKYFKNLRLNLEGHLNL from the coding sequence ATGACATTACGTGATCAAATAGGTAGACCGCTGCATTTAAAATCCGTTCCCCAACGAATCATCTCTTTAGTGCCCAGTCAAACCGAGTTGTTAGTCGATTTAGGTTTAGAATCCTACTTAGTTGGTGTGACCAAGTTTTGTATTCATCCCAGTCATTTAAGAAAAGAGAAAGTGGTGGTTGGTGGTACAAAGCAGATTAATATTGAGAAAATAAAAACTTTGCGCCCCGATATTATTCTTTGTAATAAAGAAGAAAACACCAAAGATATTGTAACGGCTTGTGCAGAAATTTGCAATATTCATGTGTCCGATATTTTTAATATTCAACATAATTTAGAAATGATACATCAATACGGTATCATTTTCAATAAAGCAAAAGAGGCTTCAGAAATTACAGATCTTATTAAAAAAGAATGGGCTTGTTTTGATGTGTTCATACAAAACAAACCCCTTTTAAATGCCGTTTATTTTATTTGGAAAAATCCTTGGATGATTGCTGCCAATAACACTTACATTAACTATATGTTGGCTTTAAATCGATTTAAAAATAGTTATGAAGATAAAAATCGTTATCCAGAGATCACACTTCGCCAAACAAAACGCAATAATGCGATCGATGTGGTCATGCTATCTAGTGAGCCTTTTCCTTTTAAAGAATCCCATATAAGCGAAGTGAAAGACTTTTACCCAAACGCTCAAATTATTATTGCCGATGGCGAAATGTTTTCTTGGTATGGCTCTAGACTTAAAGAAGCTTTTAAGTATTTTAAAAACTTGCGTTTAAATCTCGAGGGGCATCTAAATTTGTAG
- a CDS encoding DUF4197 domain-containing protein, translating into MIRKIFAVFLIFNFTACAELQEIANQLPQNSNMGNSQIAAGLQQALNFGIEKQVTKLTQTDGFYKNELVKILLPQELQKVDGALRGIGLSSLADEGLKAINRAAEDAVKEATPIFVSAVKDITFTDAKAILLGNDDAATTYLTSKTQTALYHKFNPIIKNSFAKVGADKIWSNLINRYNNLPFTNTVNPDLTDYVTQEALQGVYTMIAVEEKDIRNNLSARTTSLLRSVFALQDS; encoded by the coding sequence ATGATTCGTAAGATTTTTGCAGTCTTCTTGATATTCAATTTTACAGCCTGCGCAGAATTGCAAGAAATAGCCAACCAATTGCCCCAAAACAGCAATATGGGGAACTCACAAATAGCTGCAGGATTACAGCAAGCTTTAAATTTTGGAATTGAAAAACAAGTTACAAAACTCACGCAAACCGATGGTTTTTATAAAAATGAATTGGTAAAGATTTTATTGCCACAAGAATTGCAAAAAGTTGATGGCGCGCTTAGAGGCATAGGCTTAAGCAGTCTGGCAGATGAAGGCCTAAAAGCCATTAATAGAGCTGCGGAAGACGCTGTTAAAGAAGCCACACCCATTTTTGTAAGTGCGGTAAAAGATATTACATTTACCGATGCTAAAGCTATTTTACTAGGAAACGATGATGCTGCAACAACATATTTAACTAGCAAAACGCAAACGGCTTTATATCATAAATTTAATCCCATTATTAAAAACTCGTTTGCGAAAGTTGGAGCCGATAAAATTTGGAGTAATTTAATAAATAGATATAACAACCTACCCTTTACAAATACTGTAAACCCAGATTTAACCGATTATGTTACTCAGGAAGCTTTGCAGGGGGTGTATACTATGATTGCTGTTGAAGAGAAAGACATTCGCAACAACCTTTCCGCAAGAACAACTAGCTTATTGAGGTCTGTTTTTGCTTTACAGGACTCATAA